A single window of Girardinichthys multiradiatus isolate DD_20200921_A chromosome 15, DD_fGirMul_XY1, whole genome shotgun sequence DNA harbors:
- the pex3 gene encoding peroxisomal biogenesis factor 3 isoform X3 translates to MTVLSMLPPLREAIVTQLNSESLTAMLKTKPANKLEIWEDLKIISFTRTIVAVYSTCLLVVLLRVQLNIIGGYLYLDNSVGKSVTTPLTPPDVQQQYLSSIQHLLGDGLTELITRVKTAVQSSLGGVSLKQSLSLLELEQQLSWIRAEVEVDSGRPLSSYMLADDENALADQACGLTENDVVTIRLLNETRDMLDSPEFSRVLSTCLNRAFSRLLDNLAEFFRLPVGDSAPNSAPDSLSAVSLPLAKIIPIINGQINTICSEIPSHFVQDLLLNDQVKEFAANVYETFSTPQELQK, encoded by the exons ATGACCG TGCTGTCGATGCTTCCTCCACTCAGAGAGGCCATCGTCACTCAGCTCAACTCTGAGAGTCTGACTGCGATGCTGAAAACAAA ACCAGCCAACAAGCTGGAAATCTGGGAAGACTTAAAAATCATCA GCTTCACCCGGACCATCGTGGCCGTCTACAGCACCTGCCTGCTGGTTGTTCTTCTCAGAGTGCAGCTCAACATCATCGGGGGATACCTGTACCTGGATAACTCTGTGGGAAAGAGCGTAACG ACTCCTCTGACCCCTCCAGACGTCCAGCAGCAGTACCTGTCCAGTATCCAGCATCTTCTTGGAGATG GTTTGACAGAGTTGATAACGAGGGTGAAGACGGCAGTGCAGAGCTCCCTGGGGGG AGTGTCCCTGAAGCAGAGCTTGTCCCTGCTGGAGTTGGAGCAGCAGCTGAGCTGGATCCGAGCAGAAGTTGAGGTTGATTCGGGCCGGCCGCTGTCCTCCTACATGCTGGCGGATGACGAGAACGCGCTCGCTGACCAG GCCTGCGGCTTAACAGAAAACGACGTTGTGACCATCAGACTGTTGAATGAGACCAGAGACATGTTGGACAG TCCAGAGTTCAGCCGAGTTCTCAGCACCTGTCTGAACCGGGCTTTCTCTCGTCTTCTGGACAATCTGGCAGAGTTCTTCCGCTTGCCTGTTGGTGACTCCGCCCCCAACTCTGCACCCGACAG CCTGTCTGCAGTCAGTCTGCCGCTGGCGAAGATCATCCCTATCATCAACGGTCAGATAAACACCATCTGCAGCGAGATTCCCAGCCACTTCGTTCAG GATCTTCTGCTGAACGATCAGGTGAAGGAGTTTGCAGCCAACGTGTACGAGACGTTCAGCACACcccaggagctgcagaaatga
- the adat2 gene encoding tRNA-specific adenosine deaminase 2 isoform X1: protein MATEEGSKAELEADFSINDEEMKKWMGRAFEMAKDALENGEVPVGCLMVHRDEVVGKGRNEVNETKNATRHAEMVALDQVLDWCRHSNLDVRSVCERTVLYVTVEPCVMCAAALRLMNIPLVVYGCRNERFGGCGSVLDISSANLRHTGTTFRCVAGHRAQEAVEMLKTFYKQENPNGKKPGSSPTVGVGAEKVLN, encoded by the exons ATGGCAACAGAAGAGGGAAGTAAAGCTGAGTTAGAGGCCGATTTTTCTATAAATGATGAAGAAATGAAGAAGTGGATGGGAAGAGCTTTTGAAATG GCCAAAGACGCTCTGGAGAATGGAGAAGTTCCGGTCGGATGTCTGATGGTCCACAGAGACGAAGTGGTGGGAAAGGGAAGGAATGAAGTTAACGAGACAAAAAAC GCAACTCGTCACGCTGAGATGGTCGCCTTGGACCAGGTTCTGGACTGGTGTCGCCATAGCAACCTGGATGTGAGGAGCGTGTGCGAGCGGACAGTCCTGTATGTCACTGTGGAGCCGTGTGTCATGTGTGCTGCAGCCCTGCGCCTTATGA ATATCCCGCTGGTCGTGTACGGCTGCAGGAATGAGCGTTTTGGAGGCTGCGGATCAGTTCTGGACATCTCCTCTGCAAACCTTCGTCACACCGGGACGACGTTCAGG tgTGTTGCAGGTCACAGAGCACAGGAAGCAGTTGAGATGCTGAAAACTTTCTACAAACAAGAGAATCCAAACG GAAAGAAACCTGGGAGTTCTCCGACAGTAGGTGTAGGAGCTGAGAAGGTTCTGAATTAG
- the pex3 gene encoding peroxisomal biogenesis factor 3 isoform X1: MFSSFWNFIKRHKKKCLFSGAVVGGVYFLGKYAQKKIKEIQEKEATEYIAQARRQFHFESNQRTCNMTVLSMLPPLREAIVTQLNSESLTAMLKTKPANKLEIWEDLKIISFTRTIVAVYSTCLLVVLLRVQLNIIGGYLYLDNSVGKSVTTPLTPPDVQQQYLSSIQHLLGDGLTELITRVKTAVQSSLGGVSLKQSLSLLELEQQLSWIRAEVEVDSGRPLSSYMLADDENALADQACGLTENDVVTIRLLNETRDMLDSPEFSRVLSTCLNRAFSRLLDNLAEFFRLPVGDSAPNSAPDSLSAVSLPLAKIIPIINGQINTICSEIPSHFVQDLLLNDQVKEFAANVYETFSTPQELQK, translated from the exons atgttttcatcttTCTGGAATTTTATCAAACGgcacaagaaaaaatgtcttttCTCTGGAGCTGTGGTCGGAG GAGTGTACTTTCTCGGTAAATATGCTCAGAAGAAGATCAAGGAGATCCAGGAGAAGGAGGCGACCGAGTACATTGCCCAGGCCAGAAGGCAGTTCCACTTTGAGAGCAACCAGAGAACCTGCAACATGACCG TGCTGTCGATGCTTCCTCCACTCAGAGAGGCCATCGTCACTCAGCTCAACTCTGAGAGTCTGACTGCGATGCTGAAAACAAA ACCAGCCAACAAGCTGGAAATCTGGGAAGACTTAAAAATCATCA GCTTCACCCGGACCATCGTGGCCGTCTACAGCACCTGCCTGCTGGTTGTTCTTCTCAGAGTGCAGCTCAACATCATCGGGGGATACCTGTACCTGGATAACTCTGTGGGAAAGAGCGTAACG ACTCCTCTGACCCCTCCAGACGTCCAGCAGCAGTACCTGTCCAGTATCCAGCATCTTCTTGGAGATG GTTTGACAGAGTTGATAACGAGGGTGAAGACGGCAGTGCAGAGCTCCCTGGGGGG AGTGTCCCTGAAGCAGAGCTTGTCCCTGCTGGAGTTGGAGCAGCAGCTGAGCTGGATCCGAGCAGAAGTTGAGGTTGATTCGGGCCGGCCGCTGTCCTCCTACATGCTGGCGGATGACGAGAACGCGCTCGCTGACCAG GCCTGCGGCTTAACAGAAAACGACGTTGTGACCATCAGACTGTTGAATGAGACCAGAGACATGTTGGACAG TCCAGAGTTCAGCCGAGTTCTCAGCACCTGTCTGAACCGGGCTTTCTCTCGTCTTCTGGACAATCTGGCAGAGTTCTTCCGCTTGCCTGTTGGTGACTCCGCCCCCAACTCTGCACCCGACAG CCTGTCTGCAGTCAGTCTGCCGCTGGCGAAGATCATCCCTATCATCAACGGTCAGATAAACACCATCTGCAGCGAGATTCCCAGCCACTTCGTTCAG GATCTTCTGCTGAACGATCAGGTGAAGGAGTTTGCAGCCAACGTGTACGAGACGTTCAGCACACcccaggagctgcagaaatga
- the adat2 gene encoding tRNA-specific adenosine deaminase 2 isoform X2, whose protein sequence is MATEEGSKAELEADFSINDEEMKKWMGRAFEMAKDALENGEVPVGCLMVHRDEVVGKGRNEVNETKNATRHAEMVALDQVLDWCRHSNLDVRSVCERTVLYVTVEPCVMCAAALRLMNIPLVVYGCRNERFGGCGSVLDISSANLRHTGTTFRCVAGHRAQEAVEMLKTFYKQENPNAPRPKTRKD, encoded by the exons ATGGCAACAGAAGAGGGAAGTAAAGCTGAGTTAGAGGCCGATTTTTCTATAAATGATGAAGAAATGAAGAAGTGGATGGGAAGAGCTTTTGAAATG GCCAAAGACGCTCTGGAGAATGGAGAAGTTCCGGTCGGATGTCTGATGGTCCACAGAGACGAAGTGGTGGGAAAGGGAAGGAATGAAGTTAACGAGACAAAAAAC GCAACTCGTCACGCTGAGATGGTCGCCTTGGACCAGGTTCTGGACTGGTGTCGCCATAGCAACCTGGATGTGAGGAGCGTGTGCGAGCGGACAGTCCTGTATGTCACTGTGGAGCCGTGTGTCATGTGTGCTGCAGCCCTGCGCCTTATGA ATATCCCGCTGGTCGTGTACGGCTGCAGGAATGAGCGTTTTGGAGGCTGCGGATCAGTTCTGGACATCTCCTCTGCAAACCTTCGTCACACCGGGACGACGTTCAGG tgTGTTGCAGGTCACAGAGCACAGGAAGCAGTTGAGATGCTGAAAACTTTCTACAAACAAGAGAATCCAAACG ccccGAGACCCAAAACAAGAAAAGACTGA
- the pex3 gene encoding peroxisomal biogenesis factor 3 isoform X2 produces the protein MFSSFWNFIKRHKKKCLFSGAVVGGVYFLGKYAQKKIKEIQEKEATEYIAQARRQFHFESNQRTCNMTVLSMLPPLREAIVTQLNSESLTAMLKTKPANKLEIWEDLKIISFTRTIVAVYSTCLLVVLLRVQLNIIGGYLYLDNSVGKSVTTPLTPPDVQQQYLSSIQHLLGDGLTELITRVKTAVQSSLGGVSLKQSLSLLELEQQLSWIRAEVEVDSGRPLSSYMLADDENALADQACGLTENDVVTIRLLNETRDMLDSPEFSRVLSTCLNRAFSRLLDNLAEFFRLPVGDSAPNSAPDRTRGDRPLFPGCGKLCLLPC, from the exons atgttttcatcttTCTGGAATTTTATCAAACGgcacaagaaaaaatgtcttttCTCTGGAGCTGTGGTCGGAG GAGTGTACTTTCTCGGTAAATATGCTCAGAAGAAGATCAAGGAGATCCAGGAGAAGGAGGCGACCGAGTACATTGCCCAGGCCAGAAGGCAGTTCCACTTTGAGAGCAACCAGAGAACCTGCAACATGACCG TGCTGTCGATGCTTCCTCCACTCAGAGAGGCCATCGTCACTCAGCTCAACTCTGAGAGTCTGACTGCGATGCTGAAAACAAA ACCAGCCAACAAGCTGGAAATCTGGGAAGACTTAAAAATCATCA GCTTCACCCGGACCATCGTGGCCGTCTACAGCACCTGCCTGCTGGTTGTTCTTCTCAGAGTGCAGCTCAACATCATCGGGGGATACCTGTACCTGGATAACTCTGTGGGAAAGAGCGTAACG ACTCCTCTGACCCCTCCAGACGTCCAGCAGCAGTACCTGTCCAGTATCCAGCATCTTCTTGGAGATG GTTTGACAGAGTTGATAACGAGGGTGAAGACGGCAGTGCAGAGCTCCCTGGGGGG AGTGTCCCTGAAGCAGAGCTTGTCCCTGCTGGAGTTGGAGCAGCAGCTGAGCTGGATCCGAGCAGAAGTTGAGGTTGATTCGGGCCGGCCGCTGTCCTCCTACATGCTGGCGGATGACGAGAACGCGCTCGCTGACCAG GCCTGCGGCTTAACAGAAAACGACGTTGTGACCATCAGACTGTTGAATGAGACCAGAGACATGTTGGACAG TCCAGAGTTCAGCCGAGTTCTCAGCACCTGTCTGAACCGGGCTTTCTCTCGTCTTCTGGACAATCTGGCAGAGTTCTTCCGCTTGCCTGTTGGTGACTCCGCCCCCAACTCTGCACCCGACAG AACTCGAGGCGACCGACCGCTCTTTCCAGGCTGTGGAAAGCTCTGCCTACTTCCTTgctaa